From the Pelagicoccus sp. SDUM812003 genome, one window contains:
- a CDS encoding transposase, translating into NRGNYRSWIFETDGAKASFEKSLLEAAERSGWKLHAYCVMGNHFHLALETPAPNLSEGMRWLQSSFAMRFNRFRKENGHIFQGRFKSIVVEDVERLAWLCHYIHLNPVRARICPVSDLRGYRYSSYFHLWDKRRRSKGVGFDVCLEGAGELKDTPAGRRKYQQYLAWLAEDEPRQKELLFDRMSNGWALGTKGFKQALLEDEKAIKACLELGVDDAREMRELAWEARLERCLGALGKVSGESGVESKSADWKVAIACYMKKTLLCRNGWLAERLNMGAESAVARYCSEFFRGGRTGALSHYRLLISKV; encoded by the coding sequence TCAACCGCGGGAACTACCGCAGCTGGATTTTCGAGACGGATGGAGCGAAGGCTTCCTTCGAGAAGTCCCTGCTGGAGGCTGCGGAGAGAAGCGGCTGGAAGCTGCATGCCTACTGCGTGATGGGAAATCATTTTCACCTGGCCTTGGAGACGCCAGCGCCGAACCTGAGCGAGGGCATGCGTTGGCTGCAGAGCTCGTTCGCCATGCGGTTCAATAGATTCCGCAAGGAAAACGGCCACATATTCCAGGGACGTTTCAAGAGTATCGTGGTGGAGGATGTCGAGCGTCTGGCTTGGCTTTGCCACTACATTCACTTAAACCCGGTGCGGGCCCGGATCTGCCCCGTGTCCGATCTGAGAGGCTATCGGTACTCGAGCTATTTCCACCTCTGGGACAAGCGGAGGCGATCGAAAGGAGTGGGCTTTGATGTCTGTCTGGAGGGAGCGGGGGAACTGAAGGATACACCTGCCGGGCGACGTAAGTACCAGCAGTATCTCGCTTGGCTTGCTGAGGACGAACCGAGGCAGAAGGAGTTGTTGTTCGACAGGATGAGCAATGGCTGGGCTCTCGGTACGAAAGGGTTCAAGCAGGCATTGCTGGAGGATGAGAAGGCGATCAAGGCGTGTTTGGAGCTGGGAGTGGACGATGCTCGGGAGATGAGGGAACTGGCCTGGGAGGCGAGACTGGAGCGATGCCTTGGAGCGCTCGGGAAGGTGTCTGGCGAATCGGGGGTGGAGTCGAAATCTGCGGATTGGAAGGTGGCCATCGCTTGTTATATGAAAAAGACGCTTCTGTGCCGCAACGGCTGGCTGGCCGAGAGGCTGAATATGGGCGCGGAGTCTGCAGTGGCTCGATACTGCTCGGAGTTTTTTAGGGGAGGGAGAACGGGGGCTTTGTCGCACTATCGGTTGTTGATATCAAAGGTATAG
- a CDS encoding IS1182 family transposase → MMGKHERQKNLFSYGVDLDKRVRLDHPLRKVDEQVDFSFVREEVADKYGSNGNVSVDPEVVLKLMFLLFWDNVRSERELMRILPERLDYLWFLGYGLDDAIPDHSVLSKARARWGADAFEKMFLRSVSQCVEARLVSNELLHMDGSLIDANASRDSVVKSDPEMIARLREVYGAQEAKLEGCKSDSSKGRLANATLISPTDPDAPCARKKTGGESKPRYKAHRAVDDEHGVVTATITSPGDVEENAKMLALLHQHRANVGGLPQSAVADSQYGTSENYRDFVALGVATHMKPHSGRKRHVEVYGAERFRYDAASDTYACPAGERLYPRSPDKIRMSVEYAVRKGTCDRCSLRPQCTKAKLGRTVQRRWGQELIDQGLEQSRSEPAHRSRARRKWRMEGSFAQSANLHGFKRSRWRRLWRQRIQDHIICAIENVKILIANASGPRKSPAVVISRVQGPAITAFARIARVAISILEALSKSAGGDAKRPEIQFRALYPLFGQQPLYL, encoded by the coding sequence ATGATGGGCAAGCACGAGAGGCAGAAGAATCTGTTCAGCTATGGCGTCGATCTGGACAAGCGGGTCCGACTCGACCATCCGCTCAGAAAGGTCGACGAACAGGTGGACTTTTCGTTCGTTCGCGAGGAAGTCGCCGACAAGTACGGCAGCAACGGCAACGTCTCGGTCGACCCTGAGGTCGTCCTCAAGCTGATGTTCCTCCTGTTCTGGGACAACGTCCGCAGCGAGCGAGAGCTAATGAGGATCCTGCCCGAGCGACTGGACTACCTCTGGTTCCTCGGCTACGGTCTCGACGACGCGATTCCCGATCACAGCGTTCTCTCCAAGGCTCGGGCTAGATGGGGAGCGGACGCCTTCGAGAAGATGTTCCTGCGCAGCGTAAGCCAGTGCGTCGAAGCGAGACTCGTATCCAACGAGCTTCTACACATGGACGGCAGTCTGATCGACGCGAACGCGTCGAGAGACTCGGTCGTCAAAAGCGACCCCGAGATGATAGCCCGCCTGCGGGAAGTCTACGGTGCGCAGGAGGCGAAGCTGGAAGGCTGCAAGTCCGACTCGAGCAAAGGGAGACTGGCCAACGCGACGCTAATCAGCCCCACCGACCCCGACGCTCCCTGCGCTCGAAAGAAGACCGGCGGCGAGTCCAAGCCCCGCTACAAGGCTCATCGAGCGGTCGACGACGAGCATGGGGTCGTCACGGCCACCATCACCTCTCCAGGCGACGTTGAGGAAAACGCAAAGATGCTCGCGCTTCTTCATCAGCATAGAGCGAACGTCGGAGGACTTCCTCAAAGTGCCGTCGCAGACTCGCAGTACGGAACCTCCGAGAACTATCGCGACTTCGTCGCACTGGGCGTGGCGACGCATATGAAGCCGCATTCCGGAAGGAAGCGGCATGTCGAGGTCTACGGAGCCGAACGCTTCCGCTACGACGCGGCAAGCGACACCTATGCGTGCCCTGCGGGCGAAAGACTGTATCCAAGGAGTCCTGACAAGATAAGAATGAGCGTCGAGTATGCGGTCCGCAAGGGAACCTGCGACCGATGCAGCCTCAGGCCGCAATGCACGAAGGCTAAGCTTGGCAGGACGGTTCAAAGACGCTGGGGACAGGAGCTGATCGACCAGGGGCTCGAGCAAAGCCGCAGCGAGCCCGCCCATCGGAGCCGAGCCCGCCGGAAGTGGCGGATGGAAGGCAGCTTCGCCCAGTCCGCCAATCTTCACGGCTTCAAGCGCTCGCGCTGGCGACGCCTATGGCGTCAGCGCATCCAGGATCACATCATCTGCGCGATAGAGAACGTGAAGATACTGATCGCTAACGCCTCCGGCCCTAGGAAGAGTCCCGCAGTGGTTATATCTCGAGTCCAAGGCCCTGCAATTACCGCTTTCGCGCGGATTGCAAGGGTGGCAATATCGATTTTGGAGGCATTATCGAAGAGTGCAGGTGGCGATGCAAAAAGGCCTGAAATCCAGTTCAGAGCGTTGTATCCACTATTTGGGCAACAGCCCCTATACCTTTGA
- a CDS encoding sodium:proton antiporter: MTWEILLVFLLLGAMLASFAWEKLPTELTAFAGLAILMATGILSTNDALASFSNSAPITVGAMFILSAALEKSGAIQLLADRLQSIPGLRMRTALPALILCVAAISAFINNTPVVVVFLPVALSLAKQIGAPASKLLIPLSYASIFGGSCTLIGTSTNIVVSSVAANRGLEPISMFELAWIGIPLFLGGSLYLLTIGYKLIPRREMLTSILTEEEKREYILEAFVNDDSALVGKSLSQFPQYKNSGLKALEVIRRGIALPGESSKTLLEAGDRVLVTASARALAKAQSSPTSALDALLAEFGLEQIAAVEGSFVEVALRSETNLAGSTLRELNFRQRYRLAPVAIHRKGRNLRTELYSSPLQAGDILLLLGSKEAIENLRRQGDFVIIDEARIEAKSNPAKLVLTLGAIAGVISVSAIGLMPIAGAAIIACVLLLLTKCISMNDAYRSIHWPILFLIFAMIGVGRAMETSGASDYLAQNLVSSVSQLVSEPWRPIFLLAGIYLLTTTLTEVLSNNAAAVLMTTLAIGTAETLGVDARPFIIAVAMGASASFATPIGYQTNTYVYGIGGYRFSDFLKVGIPLNLLAFIITVIVVPLVWSF, encoded by the coding sequence ATGACCTGGGAGATCCTGCTCGTATTTCTGCTGCTCGGAGCGATGCTCGCAAGCTTCGCGTGGGAAAAGCTTCCTACCGAGCTCACTGCCTTCGCCGGCCTGGCCATCCTGATGGCGACAGGAATACTGAGCACGAACGACGCTCTCGCATCGTTCTCAAACTCCGCCCCGATCACCGTAGGCGCCATGTTCATCCTCAGCGCCGCCTTGGAAAAGAGCGGCGCCATCCAGCTCCTCGCTGACCGCTTGCAGAGCATCCCGGGTCTTCGCATGCGCACCGCCCTGCCCGCGCTCATTCTCTGCGTGGCAGCCATATCCGCCTTCATCAACAACACGCCGGTAGTCGTGGTTTTCTTGCCCGTCGCGCTGTCTCTAGCCAAGCAGATCGGAGCCCCTGCATCCAAACTTCTGATACCCCTTTCCTACGCTTCCATTTTCGGAGGGTCTTGCACGCTCATTGGCACTAGCACCAACATTGTCGTAAGCTCCGTAGCCGCCAATCGCGGGCTCGAACCCATCTCGATGTTCGAATTGGCTTGGATCGGCATACCGCTCTTCCTCGGCGGATCGCTCTACCTACTCACCATCGGCTACAAGCTGATCCCTCGGCGCGAGATGCTGACTTCCATACTCACAGAAGAGGAAAAGCGCGAGTACATCCTAGAAGCGTTTGTAAACGATGACTCCGCCCTGGTAGGCAAAAGCTTGTCACAGTTTCCTCAATACAAGAACAGTGGTCTCAAAGCGCTTGAAGTCATTCGTCGCGGTATCGCCCTTCCGGGCGAAAGCTCCAAGACCCTGCTCGAAGCAGGCGACCGCGTCCTAGTCACCGCATCGGCCCGAGCCTTAGCAAAAGCGCAGTCGTCCCCCACCAGCGCTCTTGACGCCTTGCTCGCTGAGTTTGGACTCGAACAGATCGCCGCCGTAGAGGGCAGCTTCGTGGAGGTCGCCCTCCGCTCGGAGACCAACCTCGCCGGTTCAACCCTTCGAGAACTCAACTTCCGTCAGCGCTACCGACTCGCCCCCGTCGCAATCCATCGCAAAGGCCGCAATCTTCGGACCGAGCTTTACAGCTCCCCTTTGCAAGCCGGCGACATCCTCCTGCTCCTCGGCAGCAAGGAAGCGATCGAAAACCTCCGCCGCCAAGGCGACTTCGTCATCATCGACGAAGCCCGCATCGAAGCCAAAAGCAACCCCGCCAAGCTCGTTCTCACGCTGGGAGCCATCGCGGGAGTCATCTCCGTATCCGCGATCGGCCTTATGCCCATCGCGGGAGCCGCCATCATCGCCTGCGTCCTTTTGCTGCTCACCAAGTGCATCAGCATGAACGACGCCTATCGATCCATCCACTGGCCTATCCTTTTCCTCATCTTCGCCATGATCGGCGTGGGCCGAGCCATGGAGACCAGCGGAGCTTCCGACTACCTTGCCCAAAACTTAGTCAGCTCGGTTTCACAACTCGTATCTGAACCCTGGCGCCCTATCTTCCTGCTCGCCGGCATCTACCTGCTCACTACGACCCTCACCGAGGTTCTCTCCAACAACGCCGCAGCCGTGCTCATGACCACCCTGGCGATCGGCACAGCCGAAACGCTCGGCGTCGACGCAAGGCCATTTATCATCGCCGTAGCCATGGGAGCGTCAGCGAGTTTCGCCACCCCCATCGGATACCAGACCAACACCTACGTGTACGGAATTGGCGGATACAGATTTTCCGACTTTCTCAAAGTGGGCATTCCCTTGAATCTACTGGCGTTCATCATCACCGTCATCGTCGTGCCTCTGGTCTGGAGCTTCTAG
- a CDS encoding Rrf2 family transcriptional regulator: MKLSKKAEYGLRAMIDLGIAQSLEYEVVPLSELAEAENLPIKFLEQIMIELRREGLVATQRGKAGGYYVAKELSSIKIGQIVRLLDGPLAPICCASQTAYERCSCPDEEHCGLRMLMIDVRNAMSNILDRYSLHDVVEVTLRKIRRSGADNYFMRMKNKAKESATRNNAADPKDGFLAELMNDLGDKSN; the protein is encoded by the coding sequence ATGAAACTGTCAAAAAAAGCGGAATACGGCCTACGCGCCATGATCGACCTCGGCATTGCCCAATCCCTGGAGTACGAAGTGGTACCGCTAAGCGAACTAGCCGAAGCCGAGAACCTGCCGATCAAGTTTCTCGAGCAGATCATGATAGAACTCCGCCGCGAAGGTCTGGTCGCGACCCAACGCGGCAAGGCGGGTGGCTACTACGTGGCCAAAGAACTCTCCTCCATAAAGATAGGACAAATCGTCCGCCTCCTCGACGGTCCGCTTGCTCCTATTTGCTGCGCCAGCCAAACCGCCTACGAACGCTGCTCCTGCCCTGACGAGGAGCATTGCGGACTTCGTATGCTGATGATCGATGTGCGCAACGCCATGTCGAATATACTCGATCGCTACAGCCTTCACGACGTGGTCGAAGTCACACTGCGCAAGATTCGCCGAAGCGGAGCCGACAACTACTTTATGCGCATGAAGAACAAAGCCAAGGAATCCGCCACGCGAAACAACGCCGCTGACCCTAAGGACGGATTTCTAGCGGAGCTCATGAACGATTTGGGAGACAAGTCCAACTAA
- a CDS encoding sulfate ABC transporter substrate-binding protein, producing MTQLYPPFPKPTPEIERDRRIVVSAILALAALVAIAAYFHFPFRSDSELLHVSYDASREYYAALNQAYYETLPDSAHTRIVMSHAGSVRQASNLARGQIADVVSLASAYDTQNIVDHNGCASADWQESFPYLSSPFHSSISLVVRSGNPLRIRDWPDLWRSDVKLALTSPDRSGAGRWAFLALERAAKESAAEETRAILELQKLYLRVTHIDSGARTALSKFALRLDLDAFLTWESDALKLAELGYPDLEAVHFPRSILAAPKIAILQRHVEKRRTQDIAHDYLAFQFSETGQLLAANHHLRPSDPAVAAQTASSFPTRDLYTIKPNSWQETFAARGIYSHLEGLREASRGGRE from the coding sequence ATGACCCAGCTCTACCCGCCCTTTCCGAAACCGACGCCCGAGATCGAACGAGACCGCAGAATCGTCGTATCAGCCATCTTAGCGCTTGCAGCGCTGGTCGCCATAGCGGCCTATTTCCATTTTCCCTTCCGCAGCGATTCCGAATTGCTTCACGTTTCCTACGACGCGTCCCGCGAGTACTATGCGGCTCTCAACCAAGCCTACTACGAAACCCTACCTGATTCTGCCCACACTCGCATAGTCATGAGCCACGCTGGCTCCGTCCGACAAGCTAGCAACCTCGCTCGTGGCCAAATCGCCGACGTGGTCTCCCTCGCCTCCGCCTACGACACCCAAAACATCGTAGATCACAACGGCTGCGCGAGTGCGGACTGGCAGGAGTCCTTCCCCTACCTCAGCTCACCTTTCCACTCCAGCATTTCCCTCGTCGTTCGCTCGGGAAATCCCTTGCGCATTCGGGACTGGCCCGACCTTTGGCGCTCGGATGTCAAGCTCGCCTTGACGAGTCCAGACCGGTCCGGAGCCGGACGCTGGGCCTTCCTCGCCCTGGAACGAGCAGCCAAGGAGAGTGCGGCCGAAGAAACACGGGCCATACTCGAGCTGCAAAAACTCTACCTCAGAGTGACGCATATCGACTCTGGCGCCCGCACGGCATTGTCGAAATTCGCGCTGCGCCTAGATCTCGACGCCTTCCTTACATGGGAGAGCGACGCCCTGAAACTCGCGGAGCTTGGCTACCCAGATCTCGAGGCTGTCCACTTCCCCCGCAGCATACTAGCCGCTCCCAAGATTGCCATTCTCCAGCGCCATGTCGAAAAGCGCAGAACCCAAGACATCGCACACGACTACCTCGCATTCCAGTTCAGCGAGACTGGCCAACTTCTAGCCGCTAATCACCACCTGAGGCCTAGCGACCCAGCCGTAGCTGCGCAAACCGCATCATCATTCCCGACGCGCGACCTGTACACAATCAAACCCAACAGCTGGCAGGAGACCTTCGCTGCCAGAGGGATCTACTCCCATCTCGAAGGGCTGAGAGAAGCCAGCCGAGGCGGTAGAGAATGA
- a CDS encoding sulfate ABC transporter ATP-binding protein, whose product MSIHAKNISKTFGRTVALDNVTLEVPSGELVALVGPSGSGKTTLLRILSGLESPDERSGNLFFHGENVSNIPARQRQVGMVFQHYALFRHMTVRDNIAFGLAVRPKKARPTKAEIDAKVSRLLELVQLSGLENRLPGELSGGQRQRIALARALAIEPKVLLLDEPFGALDAKVRKDLRRWLRHFHEELRLTTVFVTHDQEEALELADQVVVMNHARIEQVGTPQNVFDHPASPFVIEFMGNVNRLASGFGNLKVAERDQLYVRPHDIEILSDIDASPLSARVQHIFSAGSVGSVALERLDTREQLEAEVSRSELDELQLQPGQNVSIRFRHIRLFEKSRSGRLELVERLSEQGEIASKA is encoded by the coding sequence ATGAGCATACACGCAAAAAACATCAGCAAGACCTTCGGCAGAACCGTCGCGCTCGACAACGTCACTCTGGAGGTCCCTAGCGGCGAACTGGTCGCGCTCGTCGGACCCTCCGGATCCGGTAAAACAACGCTTCTCCGCATCCTTTCAGGCTTGGAATCTCCGGACGAGCGCAGCGGGAATCTGTTCTTCCATGGCGAAAACGTATCCAATATTCCAGCGCGTCAACGCCAGGTCGGTATGGTCTTCCAGCACTACGCCCTCTTCCGTCACATGACCGTGCGCGACAACATCGCCTTCGGCCTCGCCGTTCGGCCGAAGAAGGCTCGCCCCACGAAAGCGGAAATCGACGCCAAGGTGTCCCGCCTCCTCGAGCTCGTCCAACTCTCTGGCCTAGAGAATCGCCTTCCAGGAGAGCTTTCGGGTGGGCAGCGCCAGCGCATCGCCCTCGCTCGCGCCCTCGCCATCGAGCCGAAGGTCCTCCTGCTGGATGAACCCTTCGGCGCTCTTGACGCGAAAGTACGCAAGGACCTGCGCCGCTGGCTTCGGCACTTCCACGAAGAGCTGCGTCTGACCACCGTCTTCGTCACCCACGACCAGGAGGAAGCCCTCGAGTTGGCTGACCAAGTCGTGGTGATGAACCATGCGCGTATCGAGCAAGTGGGTACACCTCAAAACGTCTTCGACCATCCAGCATCGCCTTTCGTCATCGAGTTCATGGGCAACGTCAACCGCCTCGCCAGCGGCTTCGGCAATCTAAAGGTCGCCGAACGCGATCAGCTCTACGTCCGTCCCCACGACATCGAGATCCTCTCCGATATCGACGCCTCTCCGCTGAGCGCCCGAGTGCAGCACATCTTCTCCGCCGGCAGCGTAGGCAGCGTCGCTCTCGAGCGCCTCGATACTCGCGAACAGCTTGAAGCCGAAGTGTCGCGGTCCGAACTTGACGAACTCCAGCTCCAACCGGGCCAGAACGTGAGCATCAGGTTCCGCCACATACGACTGTTCGAGAAGAGTCGCTCCGGCCGACTCGAACTCGTCGAAAGACTGAGCGAGCAGGGAGAGATAGCATCCAAAGCATAA
- the cysW gene encoding sulfate ABC transporter permease subunit CysW, whose protein sequence is MAGKLPSLRVRAKKQSTADPTWLRRSLIGASLAFLLLLLLSPLIAVFAESLRKGLGAYFASFSDPDALHAIYLTLLVAAISVPLNLVFGVVASWAIAKHDFKGKSLLVTLIDLPFSVSPVVSGLIFVLLFGAHGWLGPWLHERDIQIIFAVPGITLATIFITFPFVARELIPAMQADGREEEQAAYLLGASGWQIFRRVTLPNIRWALIYGVLLCNARAMGEFGAVSVVSGHIRGLTNTMPLHVEILYNEYNFVAAFAVASLLAGLALVTLAGKTFIEWRLVRRHERRASERLPDNRPLHLANAS, encoded by the coding sequence ATGGCTGGAAAACTTCCTTCTCTTCGCGTCCGCGCGAAAAAACAATCAACAGCTGACCCGACTTGGCTGCGACGATCTCTCATCGGAGCCTCGTTGGCATTCCTGCTCTTGCTGCTGCTCTCCCCTCTCATCGCCGTATTCGCGGAATCTCTACGTAAAGGATTGGGAGCCTACTTCGCATCCTTCAGCGATCCGGACGCCTTGCATGCGATCTACCTGACTCTCTTAGTCGCGGCCATATCAGTGCCGCTCAATTTAGTATTCGGAGTCGTAGCCAGCTGGGCTATCGCCAAGCATGATTTCAAAGGCAAGAGCCTGCTTGTCACTCTGATTGACCTGCCCTTCTCCGTGTCGCCTGTGGTATCCGGGCTTATCTTCGTCCTCCTCTTCGGAGCCCACGGCTGGCTGGGGCCATGGCTCCATGAGCGCGACATACAGATCATATTCGCCGTGCCAGGCATCACGCTCGCTACCATATTCATCACCTTTCCCTTCGTCGCCAGAGAGCTGATACCTGCCATGCAGGCCGACGGAAGGGAAGAGGAACAGGCTGCCTATCTGCTCGGAGCCAGCGGCTGGCAGATCTTCCGCAGAGTCACATTGCCCAACATACGGTGGGCTCTCATATATGGAGTCCTGCTTTGCAATGCCCGAGCCATGGGAGAGTTCGGAGCCGTATCCGTTGTTTCAGGACACATTCGAGGACTGACCAACACCATGCCGCTGCACGTGGAAATTCTCTACAACGAGTACAACTTCGTCGCCGCCTTCGCCGTCGCTTCGCTTCTCGCCGGGCTGGCTTTGGTCACTTTGGCGGGCAAGACCTTCATCGAATGGCGACTCGTCCGGCGCCACGAACGGCGAGCTTCCGAACGCCTGCCCGACAACCGGCCGCTCCACCTCGCTAATGCAAGCTAG
- the cysT gene encoding sulfate ABC transporter permease subunit CysT, with the protein MNATTAELQPIPGRARRRLPSLPGRGLTLGYTLLYLSLIVLIPLSAAVLKTAELGIVEFWEIITRPRTLAALQLSFITAAIAAMVNAVFGTLVAWTLARYEFPGKKLVDAMIDLPFALPTAVAGIALTAIYAPNGFFGQWLEPLGIKVAFSPIGITIALIFIGIPFAVRTVQPVLENVETELEEAAAMLGATRLQTIGRVILPTLLPAALTGFALSFARGIGEYGSVVFISGNMPMRTEIAPLLIVTQLEQYDYAAATAIAVTMLAISFLSLFLINLLQRWSSVRTGQSVR; encoded by the coding sequence ATGAACGCCACCACAGCTGAACTCCAGCCCATACCGGGCCGCGCCCGACGCAGGCTTCCCAGCCTACCGGGCCGTGGACTCACCCTTGGCTACACGCTGCTCTACCTGAGCCTCATCGTGCTGATCCCTCTCTCGGCGGCCGTGCTCAAGACTGCCGAGCTGGGTATTGTAGAGTTTTGGGAAATCATCACGCGGCCCCGCACCTTGGCCGCGCTTCAGCTCTCGTTCATCACCGCCGCCATAGCCGCCATGGTCAACGCCGTCTTTGGCACTCTCGTCGCCTGGACCCTCGCGCGCTACGAGTTCCCAGGCAAAAAGCTGGTCGACGCCATGATCGACTTGCCTTTCGCCTTGCCGACCGCCGTCGCAGGCATCGCCCTCACTGCCATCTACGCCCCCAACGGCTTCTTCGGCCAATGGCTCGAGCCGCTCGGCATCAAAGTCGCCTTCTCGCCCATCGGGATTACCATCGCACTCATCTTCATCGGCATTCCGTTCGCGGTCCGCACGGTACAGCCGGTTCTAGAAAACGTCGAAACCGAGCTGGAGGAAGCCGCCGCGATGCTCGGGGCAACCCGTCTGCAAACCATCGGTAGAGTCATACTCCCGACCTTACTCCCGGCGGCGCTCACCGGGTTCGCTCTGTCGTTTGCCCGCGGCATTGGCGAGTATGGCTCTGTCGTGTTCATTTCGGGAAACATGCCCATGCGCACCGAGATTGCTCCGCTGCTGATCGTCACCCAGCTCGAGCAGTACGACTATGCTGCCGCTACCGCTATCGCGGTGACCATGCTAGCGATCTCCTTCTTGTCCCTTTTCCTAATCAACCTCCTACAGCGTTGGAGCAGCGTCCGCACCGGACAATCGGTCCGCTAG
- a CDS encoding sulfate ABC transporter substrate-binding protein, with the protein MNISLRKTFAILAAVATLLPICLHAAVRTLLNVSYDPTRELYEEYNPWFQKQWKEKTGENILIRQSHGGAGKQARAVMDGLAADVVTLALAYDIDVIAERTGKIPEDWQNRLPNGSAPYTSTIVFLVRSGNPKDIKDWGDLAKKGIEVITPNPKTSGGARWNYLAAWAWARDHYNGDEAKVQSYVTKLYRNVPVLDSGARGSTTTFVQRGIGDVLLAWENEAFLALNELGANKFEIVMPSVSILAQPPVTVVDANAQKSGNAEAAKAYLEGLYSPYAQALAAKRYYRPYQPEHADPKDIARFPKVKLVTVDEAFDGWQAAQKKHFNDGGIFDQIYIR; encoded by the coding sequence GCCGTCCGCACGCTCTTAAACGTCTCCTACGACCCCACTCGGGAGCTCTACGAAGAATACAACCCTTGGTTCCAGAAGCAGTGGAAGGAAAAGACTGGCGAGAACATCTTAATTCGCCAATCCCATGGAGGGGCAGGCAAACAGGCTCGGGCCGTGATGGACGGTCTTGCGGCCGACGTCGTCACCCTGGCCCTGGCCTACGACATCGATGTCATCGCAGAGCGGACCGGCAAGATCCCCGAGGACTGGCAGAACCGCCTGCCCAACGGAAGCGCGCCTTACACCTCCACCATCGTATTCCTCGTCAGAAGCGGAAACCCGAAAGATATCAAGGACTGGGGTGACCTCGCCAAGAAGGGCATCGAAGTCATAACGCCTAATCCCAAGACATCAGGCGGCGCCCGTTGGAACTATTTGGCCGCCTGGGCTTGGGCCCGCGACCACTACAACGGCGACGAAGCGAAGGTCCAGAGCTACGTCACGAAACTCTACCGCAACGTGCCCGTCCTCGACTCGGGGGCCCGTGGCTCCACTACCACCTTCGTCCAGCGGGGTATCGGGGACGTCCTGCTCGCATGGGAAAACGAGGCCTTCCTTGCCCTAAACGAGCTCGGCGCCAACAAGTTCGAAATCGTCATGCCCTCAGTCAGCATTCTCGCCCAGCCGCCGGTCACCGTCGTCGACGCCAATGCCCAGAAATCCGGAAACGCAGAAGCGGCAAAAGCGTATTTGGAAGGCTTATACAGCCCGTACGCTCAAGCTCTGGCCGCCAAGCGCTACTATCGCCCCTACCAACCTGAACACGCCGACCCGAAAGACATCGCCCGCTTCCCCAAGGTAAAGCTCGTCACCGTGGACGAAGCCTTCGACGGATGGCAAGCCGCCCAGAAGAAGCACTTCAACGACGGCGGTATCTTCGACCAAATCTATATTCGATAG